A part of Stigmatopora nigra isolate UIUO_SnigA unplaced genomic scaffold, RoL_Snig_1.1 HiC_scaffold_25, whole genome shotgun sequence genomic DNA contains:
- the crabp1a gene encoding cellular retinoic acid-binding protein 1a: protein MANFAGIWKMKSSENFDELLKALGVNAMLRKVAVAAASNPHVEIRQDGQQFYIKTSTTVRTTEINFRVGEEFNEETVDGRKCKSLVTWASENKLTCQQTLVDGDGPKTFWTRELNGEELTLIFGADDVLCTRVYARV from the exons ATGGCCAACTTTGCCGGCATCTGGAAAATGAAGAGCAGCGAGAATTTTGACGAACTTCTCAAAGCTTTGG GTGTGAACGCCATGCTAAGGAAAGTGGCGGTGGCTGCCGCGTCCAATCCCCACGTTGAGATCCGGCAGGACGGCCAGCAGTTCTACATCAAGACGTCCACCACCGTGCGCACCACCGAGATCAACTTCCGCGTCGGCGAGGAGTTCAACGAGGAGACGGTGGACGGAAGAAAGTGCAAG AGTTTGGTCACCTGGGCGTCGGAGAACAAGCTGACTTGTCAGCAGACTTTGGTGGACGGGGACGGACCAAAAACCTTCTGGACCCGAGAACTCAACGGCGAAGAGTTGACGCTG attttcggGGCCGACGACGTGTTGTGCACCCGCGTTTATGCGCGGGTGTGA
- the skic8 gene encoding superkiller complex protein 8 → MSTQYSILFKQEHAHDDAIWTAAWGKKDADGSETIVTGSLDDMVKVWKWSDEKLELQWTLEGHQLGVVSVDISHNAAIAASSSLDAHIRLWDLESGKQIKSLDAGPVDAWTVAFSPESKHIATGSHLGKVNIFGVESGKKEYSLDTRGKFILSIAYSPDGKYLASGAIDGIINIFDIATGKLLHTLEGHAMPIRSLTFSPDSQLLVTASDDGYIKIYDVQHANLAGTLSGHGSWVLNVAFSPDNTHFVSSSSDKSVKVWDVSSRACINTFFDHQDQVWSVKYNSNGSKIISAGDDRSIHIYDCPM, encoded by the exons atgagTACCCAG TACAGCATTCTTTTTAAACAGGAGCACG CTCACGATGATGCAATTTGGACGGCGGCGTGGGGGAAAAAGGATGCCGACGGCTCGGAAACAATTGTCACTGGCTCTCTTGACGACATGGTTAAAGTATGGAAATG GTCTGATGAAAAACTGGAGCTGCAGTGGACTCTGGAGGGTCATCAACTAGGCGTGGTATCGGTGGACATCAGCCACaacgccgccatcgccgcctcCAGTTCGTTGGACGCACACATTCGTCTCTGGGATCTGGAATCCGGAAAACAGATCAAGTCTTTAGATGCTGGACCAG TGGACGCCTGGACGGTGGCGTTCTCGCCCGAGTCAAAGCACATCGCCACTGGAAGCCACCTGGGCAAGGTCAACATCTTTGGCGTGGAAAGCGGCAAGAAGGAATACTCTTTGGACACTAGGGGGAAGTTTATCCTGAGCATCGCTTAC AGCCCGGATGGGAAATATTTGGCCAGCGGGGCCATAGATGGCATCATCAACATCTTTGACATCGCAACTGGGAAGCTCCTCCATACACTGGAAG GGCACGCCATGCCCATCCGTTCGCTGACTTTTTCTCCCGACTCACAACTGCTGGTAACGGCATCTGACGATGGCTACATCAAGATTTATGATGT gcaaCATGCTAACCTAGCCGGTACCCTGAGCGGTCACGGATCGTGGGTTCTCAACGTAGCTTTCTCCCCAGATAACACACACTTTGTTTCCAg CTCGTCAGACAAAAGCGTCAAAGTGTGGGATGTCAGTTCCCGAGCGTGCATCAACACATTCTTTGACCACCAAGACCAG GTGTGGAGCGTCAAATACAACAGCAACGGTTCCAAAATTATTTCAGCTGGTGATGATCGTTCCATTCATATTTACGACTGTCCAATGTGA